AAAATTGAAGACAGTTTCATACAATTCTACAGTAAGAAAGCGATGGCCAAGTGGGGAGAAGGAGATCCGCGCTGGATTGTGGAGGAGCGGCCCGACGCCACCAACGTGAACAACTGGCACTGGACGGAAAAGAACGCCACGCCATGGTCCAAGGACCGCCTGCATCAGCTTTTTCAGGATTTCAAAATAGGCGAGTATATAAGAATTTGTAGTAGTGTAGAACATACATTTTAGGTATATCCTAACCTAAAAGTAAACTTCTCAAAACGCAGGGCAAAGCGACATTGAGTGTGCCGTGGACTCCGTGGACAAATGCTCCGGGGAGGCCACCGTGAACAATCGCAAGGGCAAGCTCATATTTTTCTACGAGTGGGAGCTGGTGCTCAAGTGGTCTGGAAAGCTCCTAAAGAACAGCAAGCTGATCCACAAGGGCAAGTTAACCATTCCCAATCTCTCCGAGGAGAACGAACTAGCCGACGTAGAGATCACGGTGACAATCGACGAGTCCAACGACGAGTCGGAGACCCTGAAACAGTTCATGTACAACGTGGGACGAGACCGCGTGCGGCAGCAACTGGCTTCCTACATCCGAGAGTTGAAGGAGGAGTACTCCAAGAACCTTATCCTACCAAAGAAGGGCGACGAGGCCGGAGCGGGAAATACTGTGGCGAATTTTAAGGATGCCAACAATACCCGTAATGCAGCCCAAAATATCGCTTTAAACTCCTCGGTGGCGGCTCCTAGGCTGAAGAACTCTGGCATCGGCTGTAAACTGGACGTTCGCACTCTCTCGATGACCGAAGAATTTCACTGCAGCGCCAATGACCTTTACAACGCTCTCACAAAGCCAGAAATGGTCACTGCCTTTACGAGGGCACCTGCCAAAGTAGATGCCGTGCGCGGTGGAGAGTAAGTTTTTGTCCCTGGTCGTTTTATTTTACCATCACATCAGGACCGTTTGTGTCGTCATTTAGTAATCTTGTTATGAATAACCATAAATTTCGCCCCTCGCCCTTGTCTTCACTTCTTTATGGTAAGTAATCTTTTGTCTTTTATTGTAGATTTATTCTTTACGGAGGCAATGTGCTCGGAAAATTCGAAGAGCTCGtccctgaaaaaaaaatacagcagAGCTGGCGTCTGAAAAACTGGACATCTGGTCACTACTCAAACGTTGTCATAGAGCTGGAAGAAACTGTAAGTTACTAGGACAACGAAAACTagatatattattatttatttttttaaattgaccCGCTTAGTGATCCTGATTAACAATATACGATATAATTTTCAAAGAATGTAGTACTCCTTATCAGTCAATAAATAACGCGTATAAGACCATATTCCTACGGGCCTCTAAATTcgaaatatttacaaaattttaTGTGCACAAAGAAAATAgtaatatgaaaaaaaaataactttgtGATTTgtctatttattatttattggttaagaaaaaaattaaattcgttACAATACGTCGGATTTAAACTTATGAATGTAATGATTTTGGTTTagtacatttttgaaatttacaTTCAGGTTAAATTCCTATTAATACCTAATTACATTATATGATGGAAACCAGCAAATTTGGTTAAAAACGATGTAAAAGCTCGAATCtaatctaaaaataaattcctGAAGTAAGGGTTCTGCGAAATAGGATGAAACGGATAAAAAACTCTGTATGCCCGTAGAGAAATATGGTCTAGTAGATTCGTTGAAGAATATTTAACAGGATGAAGTGAACTTTTCCGACGCTATATGTATTATTGATCAGTATCAGTAGCCAAATCTATCTAGCCTTGTCTGTCCTTatgaattttgaaaaaagttttgaatttttttcgTGTTATTATTTGCCGTTCCAATTTCTATCGAAcgtcaaatatatataattaggAAATGTACTTTATTTACCTCTTACTAGTAAATTTAATGGACGATGTTCGTTTGTCAGCCGTCTTTTCGGAGGCAATGCAGCATATTCATCTTTACCTAtctcatttttaaaatatattattaatactccCAGAGTGACGACCACACAATTTGtacttaatttatttctttatagtcggggaactctaTTATAGCGTTCTtccttgtttaattttaagttttgcgaTCCTTCCTTAAGCTTAATTTTCCTGACTTGACTATAACCAATAAGGATTTTTTTGTatgcctgtttttttttttttaatttgtaagcGTTACTCGCTATACATTCGGAGAATGATGCTTTCAGTGCTATcccaaaataatatttacctCAAATATAACGCTTCCTCCTTGCAGTCATCCAGCACAATGATGTCGCTCAAGCAGACCGGGATACCCGCGTCCGAATTTGATGCGATGAAGACAAACTGGTACCGATATTACTGGCATAGCATCAAACAGACCTTTGGATTCGGTACCTCAATATCTGATGCCTTATAAGAGGACGCTTCTAGTGCGGATTGCACTGAATGATTGAGGGCTTGGTGTATGGCGGATTATCGAAggattattatttgtattcaaCCTAGAGTACTGCGAGAATTTCATTTCCAATCATAACTGTAATTTCTGTTTATCCTTAGAGGCTTTTTCAAATCCTCTTAGGTATATCGATCGAACTGGAAAGTCCGCGGCTCGCTAAAAAAACACATTACTTACAAAAAATCGAATACAATTCAGGCATTCGACATTGATTTCACACATTGagaaacaataaacaataatttaaaacaaaatgtttataattttgaattgaatattaataataaatttgttatattattaaggacataaaaagctttaaaagcctgaaatttaaaaagttatatttttatgatttccgATTTTCATACCATTTCTTACTCCGAAGGGGAAAGCATGGGCTAGGTGGCACTGAGTATAAAAGGAGGAATTTTGCTCCACATAATGAAACagttttccattccattttatCAGGTTCACTTGCCAAGCCGATTTCTTTAtgtttgtctgtctgtccgtatgaacgccGCCAAAATCTTTAAGTGAGTGTTTCCGATCGTGAATGTATTCGTAATCAGTATCAACAGCCGAATCAATATAGCCATGTCCATTATAGTCATATATATCTGGAATATAATTATAGTTCCCAAGATCCCGACGATCATACGAACGGACACAAAAAAAGACTAACGGAAAAAGCCATAGCATCTCTGTTTATACCTGTTACTCGTTGAGCTAAAGAGTATAAttgattatttaaaaagtatgtaTCAAGAAGAAGGTATCCGACAATATGAAgtatatatatcaatatatgtatatgtgtgtaccaGTATCAATAGTCGTTCGCAAATAGTTTAAAAGCAATCGGCTTGTCGAATCTAAATTCTTTCTCCTAACATTTACAGTAGGTGcgattataaacatttttttgttgtacttAGTATTTGTCTTCTATCATATAGAAGCAATTCTATCATATATGTACCAACAAAATGGCCACGCCAACAGTAAagaatgttttaatttttttgtttgtgatatttgcgaaaataattttaaaatttcttaatTGCCTGCCACAATCTGAGTAACGTTTATCTTTTAGTCGGGGAGATCGACCGAACCATTCTCCTTTTTTATATTCGTTACTTGTAAAGTAAAATGGTATACTGaatcgttgaaaagtatgtacaTTTATATGTCTGGCAAATGTCTGgcaaatttctatcgatttgcagaAATAGTAGTACTACGCCCATTCAATATCTCAGAAAAATCATGAAATTTCGctttcgcattcacactagctgagtaacgggtatctgatagtcggggaactcgactatagcattctcttgttttattttgttttaatggAACATTATTAGGTGGCGCAACTAATAAGAATTTCTTATCAAAAAGAActgaatattttatatttaatgttttatttttttatttttaatgtttaaccTGTTTGGCTTAACTGAATGCTCCAAGCGAAAGGCAGTTTTCGGTCAAACTAaaggaattaaaaaaatgtacatctaaaaattaagatgGAACTGCTGATAGCTGATACATGTGAGTTTTCCTAAATTCCAAATGCACGTGTGATATACATTTATGTACAACCAATGACGTTCTTGATAAAGCCATGCCTTTTAATCGCCaactttttattaatatttttataattttaaggGTTGTATAATTCTAAGATTTCTGGGATTTTTTCCAACATGCATAAATTAATCTCTTTCTGTATGTTTCTTTAACAGTTCTGTATTCAAACGAATATTTTAGAATTAATATCAATTCATGTTTTAGTTTAATGAAAGGATATTAGGATGTTGATAAaatctattattatttaaatttaaacagcGTTCcctaaaatattttctcagCCAGCCTTGTGAGTCTTCAAGTGGTGCTGGTATTCTTTGTAGCTGTTGCTCTTAAATATTTCACCGGCTTCTTCATCGGAGCACTTAGCGCAGTGGTAAATGAACATGCCGGGATGCTTTCCCGTCTTGATGATGTGCTTACGTAGGTTATCTATGGTGCTGCACTGGAAGTCGCAGTGGGGGCATTGGTGGGGCTTCTGGCCCGAGTGGCGCAACGAGTGCCGACGGAGGTGACCCTTGATGCGGGCTCTGAAATCGCATTGATCGCACGAAAACCACTCCTCACCATTCTTCTCCGTGGAATGAGCCGACTTGAGGTGCCTGCGGGAAAACAGAGGATAAACTTGAGCGAAGCCATATTTAAAATCTTAACGCTTGATTAGGCAGTAAATTCCAGTGGCGGCTTGTCCCGCCACCGCAGTCAGAACTAATTGCTAATTTCGCATTCGAATCACACGCTCGAAATCAAAATACGAGTAAGTTGGCAATTGGCAATTGCCTTTCGACtcaagaagaaaaaaaagaggctCAGCCAATCCGGTTGTCTTAGATGGTGATCAGTTTTTCGGTTAGAAGAGGAAGCCTATGTTGGCCAATCGAGCGGTCTGGCCAGGTCGACTAGCCAAAGAGCTACATCTGAGAGGGCATTCTTAattcttattttcattttcttgttCTATCGCTGTGTTTTAAGAAAGGAGGAAAATAGCTAATAACATTCGCTCTGAAAAGCGTTATTTAAAATGATTGTCAAACATTTTACAATATCTTAAAATGAGGCAAAGATTTGTTCAATCATGCAAAATACAGTGattcgaaaatgaaaatgaaacatATCTAAAGGACTAATTGTCCTAAAGCATTAATCGTTTTGCTTGCAATaactaaaatattaaaattattttcccTTAAAGATTGTCCGAATGCTAATGTACCAATAGGCTCTACAAGAAAAAAAGATATTCCCGCACTCACACGACTTTAGTTACGCACCTTCAATTATGCCCAATACTTCTGTAGCTGTTTCCCCAGAAGCCCACTAAGGGAGCATCcttgcatatgtgtgtgttggaTGTCCACTCCACTTATCAGCTACTGTCCAAACCAAGGACTCACAATTAATTGCCAATGTTTTTTGTGGGCCCGGGCTGCTGGAATCGGAATCTGTGTGAAATCTCAAGCTTCGACTGAATAAACTGAAGTCCGAAGACCAAGGGAAACAGATGAACGCGACTCATGCGCGACTCGGTAGGCTTAATTAGCGGCGAGTAATGGAGCTTGAAGATCGAACCGCCAGTTGTAGGAGGCTTTCCACCACGATCCGCCCTCATCCTCCCCTATATACCTCTGTCGAATGTCGACCAAGCCGCGAAACGCGGCTTGCAAATCCAAGGCGGGACTGCCGACCGATCGCTTTCTTGGTTGCGCTTTGAAATTCCAGGATTACCACCGCTGCCTTTCGATAGCTAATTGAAGATCTCGGATGTGAGTTAAGCACATCACAACAGTTTTCTGTCTCAGTGACTGGATTCCTGGGCAAGATTTACGCAAGACCCGATTTTCGGCGGACttttaatacttttaatacaattaatacAGTATGTAAAATCTACAGTTTTTTATACCTAATAATAACTTTGGTAATCTTAAATTAACATTCTTTAAAAGTCATGTCGGTACAAAGGTGAGAGTTTTCCTATATAGATTTAGTGCCTTGGAAGCTAGTGTATATAATTATGATTACATATGATATAACGATTAGAGCGTTGAGCAATTTGACCAAAAAACATCCATAATAAATATAAGGAAGATATTTGAAGATACTTATTATAAGGCACGATGATTAACTCCCGGAAGCTCGAAaagtaatatataatatatcgACAAtaagcaaatttaattaaggaAAAGTGCGGGTCATTGTAGACCAAAGGTCGTGCGAAGAGCTCATCAACTACAAGTAACTTATACAAAGCAGGAAACCAAAATATTGTACATCAGCGCTTGTTGGCTTGTGTTTAGATGAAgattttgcgaaaaattgaaatcTTGCGTGAAGTTAATACAAGTTTCCCTTATTCCATGTACCCTAAGTGAAGCTTCCGCACAATATTTAGTTAGCAACTACACAAAGCATTCTTGCAAGTTGAGGCAGCGGGTGCAATAATTCgaatttccaaaatatttcTAGCACACCAATTGAGCTAATGTCGGAAGACGCATTAGAAGCACCACACACGATAGAAGGAtacaatacaaatataaatcacAATCCacgcatatgtatatatatatatacatatattcaatGCGGTCTTTTTCAATAAATGATACTTTACAACTGTTACCTGCTTTTTAACGAATTTGGTATACCCTTTTGCTATTGCGAAAAATGTTGATACcattttaaatatagtttGTAAAATTATAGCTGCATATATACATGTGTATGCACTCTACTGAACCAAATtcaatatacatatgaatTTTAAATGGGTAAATAAGTCTTTTCGACCACTGTGCAGCGGTTGCATACAAAAAAAGTCATTGTCCCCATCAAAACGATCGGAAAGCCGACGACTACCAACCATCCGCTTCATTTTTGCCTTTGTCCAAAACGCCTTACAACCTGCAATCTGCAGACCTTTTCGATTCGTCCCTTTCCTCCTTTCACGGTCATCTCTGGGACGGCCAACTGAACAGTGGCTTGCCAACAGTGGCACTACCATATTGCCGGCAATTCGATCTTGAGCTGATCGTCGGGACCGCAGGCAAACGGGGAGCAGTAGAAATATAAAAGAATTCAATGTGCATATCAAAGGCGATCGATAAGTCACGATTATGTAGGGAACGAAGGAGCTGCGACTTTGGCGACTGTCCTCCTTCAACGTTTCTCTTCCAACTGGAAATGCGCCCTTCCAGTTTCCATCAATTTATGCATTTGCTGTTCAAAGTCCGCAATTATAGATGACATTCTTGCTCTTGTTGCttttttggtttaataaaCGCAAATTCGTGCGGATAATGTCGCTCGTTTAATTTGATACCTGCAATTGTCTTAACCCGACTGTTTCGTATCGGAAGATTAATACTCGCAATAGATCGACTTCGTTTTCCAGGACCTTGGAGACCTCGCTTTCGTAAAGTGCGTTTGTGGAGCATTTAGTGGGAATAATAGATATGCAGGTGGAACATCATGTTTGCTGGGCAAAACGGAATTAAATTCCTAGTTTCACATTTGGCAAAAAACTTCAGCATCACTCTGTTACCTTGTTAACAAAACATAAAATCTGGAAAGCTGTGCCATGTTTTGCTTATGTAATACTAGTATTTATGCAGAATAGATTGATATTTTTAAccttaatttaattgttaatcACTTACCTTTTTAGGTGCAGCTCGCTCTTTCCCACATAGCTGCAGTTAATCCGCGCACATTTGTGATTTTCCTGGGAGTGGGAGACCAAGTGGGTTTTCAGGCTTTCCGGGGTTCGCCCTGCATATGAGCAGTCCGCAAAATGGCAGAGATAATTGCGCTCAACTGCCTTCGAGTGGCTAATCTCATGAAGTTTAAGGGAATACCTGGAAAAGTTTTAAATGTAGATTAGGGACCAAATCACCTTAATTCTGACCATGAGTAGTAAGTAGTTTGTCAGATTTGTAGGCCCTTCCCACTGTTTTGTAGAAACcgtaaattttttaattacattaaatCAAGGAAAAGTAATTCGCACCAAAGTCACGTTTTATGGACGGCAAAGACAAAAGGCACGTTCGTATCCAAATCCAAAAGCTACCAGACGAGTTTCATGCCACGTCCACGATTGTCCAGCCGCAGCCAAGTCAAAAGGAtccgcaaaacaaaaatgcaaacttTCGTAGGCAAAAGTTTCTGCACATCAATTACGTCTAATTAATCGAAACAGCTGAGGGTAGTCCTGGTTCCTAGTTAGCGCTTCGAAATGGAGCAACATCAGGATTCAAATAAGCCGGCACAGAATTTT
The sequence above is a segment of the Drosophila melanogaster chromosome 2L genome. Coding sequences within it:
- the CG1416 gene encoding uncharacterized protein, isoform B translates to MAKWGEGDPRWIVEERPDATNVNNWHWTEKNATPWSKDRLHQLFQDFKIGQSDIECAVDSVDKCSGEATVNNRKGKLIFFYEWELVLKWSGKLLKNSKLIHKGKLTIPNLSEENELADVEITVTIDESNDESETLKQFMYNVGRDRVRQQLASYIRELKEEYSKNLILPKKGDEAGAGNTVANFKDANNTRNAAQNIALNSSVAAPRLKNSGIGCKLDVRTLSMTEEFHCSANDLYNALTKPEMVTAFTRAPAKVDAVRGGEFILYGGNVLGKFEELVPEKKIQQSWRLKNWTSGHYSNVVIELEETSSSTMMSLKQTGIPASEFDAMKTNWYRYYWHSIKQTFGFGTSISDAL